The Verrucomicrobiota bacterium DNA segment TGCCATGGAAGGGTTGAAGCGCGAGACCGCCCGTGCCCTGATGCTTACCCATGACAACATCATCCGCATTTATGATTTCCATCGCACCGCCGGGGAACTGCCGTTCATCTCCATGGAATACGTGGCGGGCAAGAGCCTGGTGGAATTGCGCTACGAACAGCCGGGTGAGGTGTTCACCTGGGAAGTTTTGCGCCCGTGGGTGCAACAGCTCTGCCAGGCGCTGGAATACGCCCACGGCAAGGGCGTCATCCACCGGGACCTCAAACCGGGCAACCTGATGGTGGACCAGTTTGGGACGTTGAAGCTGGCGGACTTCGGGATTGCGGCGGTGATCCATAATTCCATGAGCCGGGTCTCGGTACAGCACGCGTCGAGCGGCACCCCGGCGTACATGAGTCCGCAGCAGGTGGATGGCGAACGCCCCAAGGCGAGTGACGACATCTATGCGCTGGGTGCGACGTTGTACCACCTGTTCTGCGGGGAGCTGGTATTTGATGGCCCCGCAATGCTGCACTTGGTCAAGAATTCCTCGCCGCAGCCGTTGCCCGAGCGACTGGCGGAATTAGGCGTTAAGAATAACATCCCATCGCAAGTTTACGCATTGGTGATGGCCTGTTTGGCCAAGACTCCCGAGGAACGTCCACAGAGCGCCAAAGAAATTTTGGAACGGCTGGAAAATGTAGAACCGACTCCGATAATACCTGCAACGGTTGCAGTCTCTCAATCCGAGCTGATTCCTGCCACAGTTGCCGCGAAGTCATCCAAAAAATCAGACCAGCCAACGCAGGGAATCCGCTCCCCGGAACAGGCAGAAGTTCCGGTGACCATCGAAGCCCAAGCGCGGAGATATTCTTCGATCTCCAAACGCCGATGGATTATCGTGGGTGTCGTGCTGACATTGCTGGCTTTAGGAGGTTGGTTCATTGCGATGTTCCCACCGGATCCGCAGCAGGAAACCGTGAAGAAGTATCTTAAGTTAGCGGAACAAGGGGACTCGGAAGCAATGTTTAATGTTGGACGTTGCTACTTCAATGGACAAGGTGTCACAACAAACCAGCAAGAAGCCGCTAAGTGGTACCAAAAAGCGGCAGAGTTAGGGCATGCGGACGCGATGTTCCAGATTGGGGTGTGCTATGCAACTGGTAAAGGCGTCTCACAAGATAGACAAGAAGGTTTTAGGTGGTGTCGAAAGGCGGCTGAGTCGGGCAACAAAGACGCTATGTTCAGTCTTGGACTTTGTTACAAATTCGGTAATGGTTTTGTGAAAGATGAAAAAGAATCCACCAAGTGGTACCGTAAGGCAGCAGAGGCTGGGCATGTGGATGCCATGGTCATGTTAGCATATCGTTACAGCATCGGGACGGGTGTGGGAAAAGATGATCAAGAATCCGCCAAGTGGTACCGTAAGGCGGCAGAGGCTGGGCATGTGGATGCCATGGTCATGTTAGCATATAATTACAGTTTCGGGACGGGTGTGGAAAAAGATGATCAAGAAGCCATTAGGTGGTTTGAAAAGGCTGCAAATTTGGGGCGCACGGAGGC contains these protein-coding regions:
- a CDS encoding protein kinase, which codes for MPAPIGDANFAPGQKAGAGRFTLVKQLGQGGMGVVWQAEDTELRRSVALKFVSPLLQADLDAMEGLKRETARALMLTHDNIIRIYDFHRTAGELPFISMEYVAGKSLVELRYEQPGEVFTWEVLRPWVQQLCQALEYAHGKGVIHRDLKPGNLMVDQFGTLKLADFGIAAVIHNSMSRVSVQHASSGTPAYMSPQQVDGERPKASDDIYALGATLYHLFCGELVFDGPAMLHLVKNSSPQPLPERLAELGVKNNIPSQVYALVMACLAKTPEERPQSAKEILERLENVEPTPIIPATVAVSQSELIPATVAAKSSKKSDQPTQGIRSPEQAEVPVTIEAQARRYSSISKRRWIIVGVVLTLLALGGWFIAMFPPDPQQETVKKYLKLAEQGDSEAMFNVGRCYFNGQGVTTNQQEAAKWYQKAAELGHADAMFQIGVCYATGKGVSQDRQEGFRWCRKAAESGNKDAMFSLGLCYKFGNGFVKDEKESTKWYRKAAEAGHVDAMVMLAYRYSIGTGVGKDDQESAKWYRKAAEAGHVDAMVMLAYNYSFGTGVEKDDQEAIRWFEKAANLGRTEAMDSLGKFYEDRNNPEAVKWYRMAAEKGYSGAMCRLGVIYQSGTGVTKDEQEAVKWFQKAAELGNKNAMYNLGRCYEYGEGVAVNEVEAYKWQLLAAADGIEYAKKQVSELEGKMTRSQIAEGQKLAREFKPRLNNK